AGATTTGATGTACTAATATTAAATACTTCATgtacaaatattaaatgtatttaattattagAGGCAAAAGTAAAAACTTTGATTATGTGGTTTAATTGTGTCTTCTTCATAGTATAAAGGATTTCACATTAAACTCAGTTTGAcgttaacaaaaagaaaaacagaaactcccccccaaaaaatgttttaaactaaatttgTGTTTAATCAGAAGCAGAACCGGAGCTCTATGATCTCTGTTGgacttaatttaaaaagcaacaatggCGCTGGATTAGAAATCTTTCCAAGACATGAAGTAGACGGATGACTGAATCTACAGGATAACATTATacctattttaaaataagttactgatacaaagaaaaaaaagtaaataatagcTGACTGCAAATGTTGGAATAGtagtatatatgtttatatatttaaagatCACGTATTGAAAATCCAATTCTTACACAACCTACTGGGTTTGAGTTGTATTTACTTAAATTTGTTCatcaatacaaatgtgtatgaaagtgtaaaaacagGTTAACATGAAAAGTCAGAGAATAAAGTCTTATGAAACCCAGCTAGTCAATAATGCTCTTCTCTCAATCCATGAAGATGGTCTAATGAAACCCAGCTAGTCTATAATGATCTTCTCTCAGTTCATGAATATGGTCTTATGAAACCCAGCTAGTCTATAATGATCTTCTCTCAGTCCAGAACATGGTTTTATGAAACCCAGCTAGTCTATAATGATCTTCTCTCAGTCCAGAAGATGGTCTTATGAAACCCAGCCAGTCTTAAGACCCTGTCCCTTCATCTGAAGACAGCGTAGAGACGAGACCAATGTCAAGGCCCTGTCCTTTAACTGTCCAGTAACTGATGGAATGATGGTGAATGTATACAAGTATTTCCGACCTTGTCTCTTAGAGTTTGTCTAGCAAAAGGAAATGTTGGGatgatgttttaaataaaagaagtggCATACTAATATAAAGCATTCACATATAAAATACACTCTGCTTTCATAAAGCTTCAGTACAAAGATTTGTCTCTTCATATTTAAAGTTACACTGTCACAGGTTGTCAAAACAACATCCAATCTGCCGGGGGCCGGGCTTGAGCATGTTGCCATTGCCATTGGCCTGTCCAAAATCTTTGTCCAATTTCATGTGAGATTATCAACTTCAATTTCCAGTGAGACGATCAACAACAGTTGGAGACTACAAGAGTTCCTGTAGCTTTCACTAAAATGTCATGCAGCAACAGAAAGCAGGTTGGCCAGGTGTCAGCTGGTCTACAGGGACATCAGCTGGTCTACAGGGACATCTGTCCTCACAGTGTTGCTCCTTGGATCATGTGATCACATCCGATCAGCAGATAAAGCAGTCAGATGGTAAATTGTCCACATGGGAAGTGAcataagaaaaataatgaaagcagCCAAACAGATTTGAGCTGTTAGAATATAGAGATAGAAATCTGTTCAGGActtaatattctttttaaatatttttcatcaGTCTTGAAAGAGGAAGTTTTTTTATGGGGCAGCCTCCTGGGGGTTTGTCGTTAATCTTATACAGAGTTTCACATGTCTTCATACAGCAGCATGCCATTGAAGATGGTGAGCGGCTCCACAGAGTGCGCCAGTTTCCCCATCACCAGGTCGATGCAGACCGTGTCCCGGGTCTGCAGAGGCAGGATGATGTTGAACACGGCCAGAGATCCAGGAGTGACTTTAGCCTCGGCCACAGGGTTGTTCTCCAAGCCTTCAGGCTGGTAGCCTCCAGAGTCCACCCGGGCCATGCCGTAGTTTGACTTTGATAGAACCGCCTCGATCTTCTCGTTCTTATGACCCGTCAGGATGGCACTAAAGAAATACCGTCCATCAACGGGGGCGGTGAAGATACCTGTAGGTGACAGATTTATTGTGGGATTctggggatcaaaccaccaaccgtGTCATCAATGGACAACCTCCTGAGACAGAGCCCCATGTTTACCTGTTCTCCGGTCATAGAAGTCTCCTTCATTGACAAAGACCTTGTCAAAGAGGATGGTTCCAGCTCTGTCCATGGGAACAGTGAGCGCAGCCGAGAACGACAGTCGCGGTACATGAGCATCGACACCAGACAcaccttaaacacacacacacacagacatgcaaacagacaaacacacacacacacacatacacaaacacacacacacagacagacagacatacagacagacacagtttcAGGTTCAGATATTTCACAGTTGGTGGTTTGTGTTCCTCTGTTGCTGAAAGgggtgttaataataataataataataataataataataataataataataataataataatgtgaacTTTATGGCTCATAAGGCATTACATTGTGGTCTTCGATTAGATTGGCATCTGTTCAGTTCAATGAAGGTGATTGCCTGGTGCATGGGCCAATAAAAAGTTTGTAATCTTCCAGGTTCTACTCTTCCAAGTTCAAATCTTCATGCTCTTATTTCCAGGTTCTAATCTTCCAGGTTCTACTCTTCCAAGTTCAAATCTTCATGTTCTTATTTCCAGGTTCTAATCTTCCAGGTTCTACTCTTCCAGGTTCTACTCTTCCAGGTTCTACTATTCCAGGTTCTAATCTAACAGGTTTTTATCTTCCAGGTTCTAATGTTCTAGGTTCACGTGTCGAGCTTGGAAAAGCCACAGAGTCTGTGTGACTGTCAGGAGGAAGCGTAGCCCAAAGTTGAAGGGTTCGTTTTACTGCCAACCAGTTCATGTTTCtttgaatatattttgaatAACTCATTCTTGCATATGCACCATTGCATAAGAGAGCTTTGCTCTCACATGGACATTTcccattaaataaatgtaaaatcaatcaTTGAGGATTGGCAGCTCTATTTGTGACCACAACCGAGGAAACCTACAGACAGTGTATCTCTTCTTTGTTATCTATCCAAAACAAAAGATATCGGAAGATGTCTTTGGGGTTACCACTCGACCACTTAAATTAATTAAACCACAATTAAACTGATCAgatcattaaaaagtaaatggaGAAATCCAGTTCACTGTAGTATTAGGAGAGTATAATCATCAGAATCACGTTATTATGTTTTGTGACTGTCCTCTAATGTTTTAAGCTAATGTTATAGTAAGTCCTTATTCTTAAAGAAATCCATACCTGGTTCACCTTTGGgacctgtaaaaaaacaaagtagtgGTTAGAAAAGGCAGAAAGATGACCagcaaaacaaccaaaaacaatatGTTGGGCTCATAATAATGGGAACAGTAAAAGTACACGGTAAAGTGGTATATTGTGACTTTGACTTAACTTTAGGATCTTGTAATTTTACCTTCATGTCGATATAAACTACTTCCTGCTTTCTTCAAGCCCTTCCTTTCACGAttgtaatttccttttttaagataTCATTCATTAAGgggatgtgtatatatatatatatatatatatatatatatatatatagagagagagagagagagagagataatgagAGCAAGAGCGAGAGAGTAGCAGGTGACACCGGTAGGAGTAGGGTTGACTTCACATGAAAacctataataataatgataattataaCTTGAAAATCTTTGACTCTAAAATATTGACGCCGTATCCAGATCTCTTCATAAATCCACGCCATCACCCTACTGAACTATTGCTCTGCATCCCAGTGatagttaatacatttttttgcaattctTGTTCGACACAAACTGCCGTTTGCTGTCTTTGTGCTTGTACACAGCAcagtgacaataaagttgaatctaatctaatgctATCAGGATATATAAATATGTTGTACCGGGCAGACCTCGGGCTCCAGTTGCACCTTGCCGTCCAGGAGGCCCGTTATAACCTGTCTCTCCTCGGGGTCCCGGGGGTCCCGCAGGTCCCGGAGGTCCAGGCACGCCTTTTATCACAATCAGAATCGCAAATAGATTCATTGCCATGGTAAATAGCACTTAATAGGAATTTACTTTGGTTGATCgtgcatacataaaaacaataacatagtataaacaaagaataaatacaaaaacaaaaatacatacaaaacaatttaatattaagaaagaaaaagtctaAGCTActactttacacacacaaatctttGATTTGCTACAAATGATGCAATTTCTCTAGGTTTTagcattttagtgttttaagtCTACTGAGCACTTTTGTTGAAATTGTGTGTATACTATTTGTTAAATcgtttatatataatatattttataatatgataaattatatttaatattttaatatgggatgatgtgtttttttcccgtACTTTTCTCTCCTGAGACTGAGATtacatgtataaataaaggttaaataaaaaagcctACCCAACAATCCTTCTGTGTGTTAATATGACAAAGAGTGTCAGGGAAGggtgttagcatgttagcatgttagcagagcaaaacatgtcaaaatCAAACCCAGAGCTGCAGCATCTGAGTGACAGATGGGGTGTGACTAGAACTAGAGTCCAGCTCACCGGACACACCATTCACAGACGAACCGTGCAGTTCTCTGAGGAACTGGTTCACACTTGAGTTCAGGTTCTTCATTCTGCTGTAGACATCATCCTGGTTCTTCTGAATGAAGTCCATGATTCCTCCGTGATGGATAACCGACTCATTCAGACCAGAAACACAAAGCCACAGACTTGCCACGTGCCGGTTCAGTCCTAACCACAGGACACATCAGAACACATCAGAACACACAAGCTCCATCTGCTGAACATGCAGATTTGtgcatgtgaaaatgtaaaagggGAAATACAGAAAGACTCATCTGTACCTGGCCTttgaacacatttacactttattGTATGTACAGGAAGGCATCACTCTTCAGATGTAGTATTTATTGTGACCCATATTTCATGTTGGCccattgtttatatttttttctaatgaaaTATTGAACCATGATCCACACGAACAGCCTTACTGGGGACACTTCTCTGGGATTACACAGGAAGAAATATCGTACCTTCCTTGATCTTGAGGATGGAGTCCGAGACACCTTCCAGCCTCCCACAGACTCCCTCTAATTTGGAAAGCCTCTTCTCCAGCCCGTCTCCAGACCTCCTACAGTCTCCGATCTCCACTAGGACTGTGCTCTGGAACCGCCGGACATCCTGGTCCATGGCGTCCAGGCGGCTGCCGCTCTCCTCCATGTGCTCTGACAAATCTTGCTGGATCTTGTCCAGCTCAGAGATGATCTTGTCCTTTGTGTTTCCTGTCAAAGGTCGAACAATGAGCATTAGGGTTCAGAAGCGGTGAAGCTCAGAAAGCAGAGTGAGTGTTCCTGAGGCGGGCTCACCAAGGTCGGTGATGACGCTTCCGTGTTTCTGCACCGTGTGTTCGAACTCCTTCAGGGTGTCGTTGATGGAGCTGAAGGTGAGGATGACCTCGGAGAGTTGACCCTGCAGCGTCTTCAGCTGGTTGTTGTTGATGGAGCCTCCGATCACACTGTGACCATCTAAAGGCCTCTCAGCATCCAGCCCAGGTCCACTGGTAACACCAACGCTGCCAGAACCACCGCCTAGAGGGGGGGTTGGCATACagctttacattaaaacatgaaacagctAGTCCGTCCCACAAGAAGGATTGTTGAAATATCATGGGCCAGTTTACAGCATCCTGTTGCGACAAGAAAATATTCTCATGTTATCTCATGATAGTCCATAATTATCTCGTGgtaaacacaaattaatttatctgttgtaaatgtacttttaaacGGATATTGTTGGTGTTCTGGCTGTAACTGGTTTGACATCAACAAGACACATCCCTTTAGTCTTGTGAAGAGAACCAACTTGATATTCAAAAGACCCTTTTCTTAATCCATTTCTGTTTCTGCATCCGCAGCATTGCTGCTGCGTCGCTTCTTTATGTTCCCAAACTGCTACAAATTAACGTTAACGTGTTTAATAGGTTACCTTCTCTGGGTTAGACATGAGGTCTCTGGTTTAGACAGGAGGTCTCTGGTTTACACATGAGGACATGAGGGGCACTAGTTTATAAATCGTATAAATTGTATTAGAGGGGAGATTTACTGGTTGGCCAGTGTGACTGCACACTGGTTAGCAACAGAACCCTGTAGCTGTGGTTTAGCAGGAAATCATTTGATTGGTTTATCTGACCTGTAGGCGTGCCCGAGCTGGTCTTACATTGGGCGGTGCATCTCCTGACATCGTCTCGTAGCAGGTGGacttcctcctccagctgtgAACATGTGTTGAAGCACCCTTCTCCTCCTAGGTCCAGTCTGATCTGGAGTCTGTTGATTTGGCTCTGCATGCGCCCCAGTGTATCATGGGATTGATTTTTTAGCCTCTGCAGTTCGTCTTCCACCTTCCTGCACAAATCGCAGTCCTGACCCAGGAGCTCCACCTCGGTAACAATTCGGTTAAAGTGTTCGCCGTGATCCCCGGTCAGAGCTTTGATCTTACGGACGTCATGGCTGAGGTTCACAACCTGAGGGACCAttaacattattgttattattattattattattactattattattattattattagttgtaTCTGAGTCACTGTACCCCCCCAGGAGTGATGTCAGTTATCGAGAGAGTTATTGTTCAGTAGTTCATTATACAAAAATGGACAAAGATTAAATATGGGTTACAATATTAACTAAATCCACatacataaattaaatatttgagaGCAACTATCTGAAAACCTTGACTTGCTGCTTTTTATGTGTTCAAATCTTTTGATTTGCTTATGGGGGAGGgaagtttctgtcttttctcctGTGATTCCATGTTGGTAAGAATCTCCTTTAGGAAAAAGAACCTTATATGTGTACATCTGCTGTTTCCTCTTACTCCACGGTTGttatttgaaaaagaattgGGGGGGTCTACATCTCACCTTGTCGTGCAGAGAGTCTCCAGACACTGACAGATCTTTCAGTTCAGTGTTAAAGTGTTGAATGCGATCCTCATTGGCAATCACTCTCCACTCCAATGATTTCTCTGTTGTACTTTCTCCTCCAGTCCCAGATAATCTTCCACCTGTAGACCCGCGTGTAGACCCTCCTGTAGACCCACCTGTAGACCCTCCTTTAGACCCCCCTGTAGGTCCTTCTGTAGACTCTCCTGCAGACCCTCCTGTAGACCCACTTGTAAACCGGCCTGTAGACCCTCCTGCAGATCCTCCTTTGGATCCTCCTGTAGATCCCCCTGTAAATCCTCCTGTAGACCCGCCTGTAGACCCTCCTGTGGCTCCACCTTTGGATCCTCCTGTAGACCCTCCTCCATCGTTTAGGTCTCTTTCAGTCCCTACGCAGATGCAGCCTTTGAGTCTCTGGTTGATGAGTGAAGTGTTGTTTTCCAGCTTAGACAGCCTCCTGTCTTGGTCACTCACTCTTTCCTTCACCAGTCCCACGTCCAACTCTGCGTCTGCAATCCTAAAGGCTTGGTCATCAAAGCGATCCAGGAATACTGTCCGCAGGTCCCCCAGTTCTCTGTGGAAATAGTCTTTCAAGTGGTTCTCTAGGTGCAAGCAGCTCTGCTCTGTCTGCTGCAAGGTGTTGTTCACCAGCCATTCCAGGTCCTTCAAACGATTGTCCAGTCTGTCCGCCGTCACCACaacacccctcccccctcccacaGTTCTCCCTCCTCCAGCGAAGCCAACGTTCACGTTGTTTTTGAGTTCCTTGTCCAGACGGTTCTGCAAAACATCAAAGTTTTCTGAGGCAGAGCTGATCTTGCGTTCTGCGTCCGTGATGCGTTTTCGTAGATCGTAGATGGTGCCACAGCATCCTTGCAAGCCCACCACCTCCTGACGCAGTCCATCGAGGTTCTGACGGTACCGGACGTCCATGTCATTTAGCTGCTTCTCCAGAGCTTGAATCTTCTCTTTGTCCTGCTGTTGCTGCCGTTGCAGATCCTCCACACCGGCCTGAAAACAACACAGTAAACGGTCTTAAAGACCCACAAATGGGTTTAACTTCAACTGCACTGTTCATGCTCTATTTAAGttatttcatgtctttttcACACACTTGAGTCTGGACAAAGACCATCAATACGTTAATGTTTTCTTCGATTATTAGGAGGTTGATGTGATACCTGACAGGAAGAGCAGGACAGTGATACCCGGCTCTCTAACTCCCTCAGGATCTCCTCCTTTAGCGAGTTCAGCCTCCCGCCGCTCAGTCCTTCTCCAGGCAGACCCCCATCCATGTCTTTCCCCTGCCCGTTCCCCAGGTGGTTGTTAATGCTGACCAGGGTTTTATCATGGgcctaaaaacataaaaacaagttgTATCATGAGTCGGTTGGATACTTCCGagatacactgtaaaaaattatttcccctttttgttgactcaacttctgtttttgtgtccagTCAACTTTCAACTCAAAACTTTTCAATATTGTTGTTGAGATAACATGCATAACTGTGTTTTGCTCTGAAATTCTAATATACAGATGACACAACTGAGCTATTTTTGTCGTCTCAAAATGAAGTTGAAGCTCACCCTCTGGTTCAGCTCGCGACGTCATTTTGCACATGCGCAGACCACATTAGTCAACCTGTCTTTCAGAGCGGCAGATCAAAGCGTTAACGGATCTCTCCTCATCGAAGGACCGAGCGCATTCACTTTTGGCGTAAGTAAACTTTTTCCACTGTCAAGCTAATATTTCAGTATAATTTTGAGTTTTGTCTTTACTAAGTGAAAGTTGTAACGAAATACTGTGAACTGAGCATACACACCTACAATATAACGTGCAAGCCCTTATTTCAAAAACTAAAGGGATATGTTAGCCGTAGGCGCGGGAAATTAACGAACATTGCACTTTTTACATTaactagctaacgctagctaactaGTAGTAGCTAGCTATGTAATGACCAGCTAGCGGTATGGGGAGAAATTCTATACTTGCCTTCAACTAAAATGCAAGTAACAAACTAAACCTCTAaatgtagctagctaagttaCCTAGCCCAAATGTTGACATGCTATCTAACGCTAGCTGGTTTGACAAGCCTAGCTAGCAAGCTCCATGATACCGACTAGCGTTAGGTCATGATGAGACTGACTTAGTTTAAAAACTACCCATACATATAATGGCTAGCTATAGTGAAATGTATACGGTGCAAGTATGAACAAGGACGACAGCTTCGTCGGCATTGAATTTTCTTGCACTGCATCTATGTTGTGAATTCCTCACGTACGCTAGGGAGACTGTATAGGTTACAGTGGGTGTAATTACGGTTACGTTAGTTACGTAGGAAAGTTACGTAAGAAATCCCCGCGACGCCTTGTGTTTACAGCGGTCGCCCGTTCAGAAGTCCGAAACGATGTAAGTTTGTGCTCTATATTTAGCTATTGTTGTAGCAGATTAAgctgtttctgtgttgtttcaTTCAGCAATGAGTACTTAATGTTAACCATTTTACCCTGTGATGTGGAGCTGCTAGTTTATCTGTATTTTTCTAGCTTGCTAACTTCCCACTGTACATCACACATGTTACTGGCTAGTGTGTGATACGTTTTCAGGACTTTAATCCTTACTGTGATGGAGAGGATTATCATTTTACTTGCACAGTGTGAtaactgtacattttaattcaatGGGCAGTTGTAGCACAGAAATAATAAACTAACAACAAGTTACCTCACGTGTGCGAGTgggtgtgtgcgcgcgcgtgtgtgtgtaaaaaaagatgTAGGCCTTGTAAACTAGGGAAAGGGTTGACTATTGCATTATTTTTGATTAACATTAAATAGCCTTCCAACATAGGGCTTAGTCCTATTACATTTCCTGAAATAACAAGCTTGTCTAACAACACACCTAtgctatttgtttgtattttaagcCATGCTAATGCagtatttttgtctctttcttcagAAACAACTGACCAAAGATTCATTCAGTGGCCTGATTGATGCAGTACctgtcaatttttttgtttttcctcagcaAATCAGCGGAAAGTAAAATGGCATTACAAAGGTTAGCATAGATTCAATGGAACTactttcccttttctctgcatGTACAAAGACTGTCCTTGCACCCTCAAGACCcaagcagctttaaaaaaacatttggttttcCAGCATGCCCAAAAAATTCAATATGAGCCTGTAAATGCACAACTGTTGTGTGAACTGTGTGATTTTTGTGAACCTTTCAACCTTACAAAATACTTTGTTCATTTATGAAAGCATGTTAAGTGAAGGGAAACAGTGAATTGTCCTTTTAAACAGTGCTCTTTCAAATCCAATGTCTACAACACTTTTAAGGCTCACAAGAGCAGGTATCACCATGTGCCCAGTGTAGATGATGTAAGACCTGATATTATTATTTGGAAGTGAGAGCCATGCTGTAGTCACTGACTAGATTCAGTGAGATTCAGATCATTTAGAGGATGATATTGAGTTAAGCCTAAACTCTGATAATGATGATTATGAGGAAGAGGACATTGAGGAAACTTAAGTATAGTCTTGCTTCTTTATTCTTA
The Etheostoma cragini isolate CJK2018 chromosome 1, CSU_Ecrag_1.0, whole genome shotgun sequence genome window above contains:
- the LOC117946858 gene encoding EMILIN-1-like isoform X1; amino-acid sequence: MRQLEERIRSLTKNLQDLQSTMNEHLQQETTKPAASGGGRNPADAAQETIDIIQTKLDQLDNRTQAHDKTLVSINNHLGNGQGKDMDGGLPGEGLSGGRLNSLKEEILRELESRVSLSCSSCQAGVEDLQRQQQQDKEKIQALEKQLNDMDVRYRQNLDGLRQEVVGLQGCCGTIYDLRKRITDAERKISSASENFDVLQNRLDKELKNNVNVGFAGGGRTVGGGRGVVVTADRLDNRLKDLEWLVNNTLQQTEQSCLHLENHLKDYFHRELGDLRTVFLDRFDDQAFRIADAELDVGLVKERVSDQDRRLSKLENNTSLINQRLKGCICVGTERDLNDGGGSTGGSKGGATGGSTGGSTGGFTGGSTGGSKGGSAGGSTGRFTSGSTGGSAGESTEGPTGGSKGGSTGGSTGGSTRGSTGGRLSGTGGESTTEKSLEWRVIANEDRIQHFNTELKDLSVSGDSLHDKVVNLSHDVRKIKALTGDHGEHFNRIVTEVELLGQDCDLCRKVEDELQRLKNQSHDTLGRMQSQINRLQIRLDLGGEGCFNTCSQLEEEVHLLRDDVRRCTAQCKTSSGTPTGGGSGSVGVTSGPGLDAERPLDGHSVIGGSINNNQLKTLQGQLSEVILTFSSINDTLKEFEHTVQKHGSVITDLGNTKDKIISELDKIQQDLSEHMEESGSRLDAMDQDVRRFQSTVLVEIGDCRRSGDGLEKRLSKLEGVCGRLEGVSDSILKIKEGLNRHVASLWLCVSGLNESVIHHGGIMDFIQKNQDDVYSRMKNLNSSVNQFLRELHGSSVNGVSGVPGPPGPAGPPGPRGETGYNGPPGRQGATGARGLPGPKGEPGVSGVDAHVPRLSFSAALTVPMDRAGTILFDKVFVNEGDFYDRRTGIFTAPVDGRYFFSAILTGHKNEKIEAVLSKSNYGMARVDSGGYQPEGLENNPVAEAKVTPGSLAVFNIILPLQTRDTVCIDLVMGKLAHSVEPLTIFNGMLLYEDM
- the LOC117946858 gene encoding EMILIN-1-like isoform X2; translation: MRQLEERIRSLTKNLQDLQSTMNEHLQQETTKPAASGGGRNPADAAQETIDIIQTKLDQLDNRTQAHDKTLVSINNHLGNGQGKDMDGGLPGEGLSGGRLNSLKEEILRELESRVSLSCSSCQAGVEDLQRQQQQDKEKIQALEKQLNDMDVRYRQNLDGLRQEVVGLQGCCGTIYDLRKRITDAERKISSASENFDVLQNRLDKELKNNVNVGFAGGGRTVGGGRGVVVTADRLDNRLKDLEWLVNNTLQQTEQSCLHLENHLKDYFHRELGDLRTVFLDRFDDQAFRIADAELDVGLVKERVSDQDRRLSKLENNTSLINQRLKGCICVGTERDLNDGGGSTGGSKGGATGGSTGGSTGGFTGGSTGGSKGGSAGGSTGRFTSGSTGGSAGESTEGPTGGSKGGSTGGSTGGSTRGSTGGRLSGTGGESTTEKSLEWRVIANEDRIQHFNTELKDLSVSGDSLHDKVVNLSHDVRKIKALTGDHGEHFNRIVTEVELLGQDCDLCRKVEDELQRLKNQSHDTLGRMQSQINRLQIRLDLGGEGCFNTCSQLEEEVHLLRDDVRRCTAQCGGSGSVGVTSGPGLDAERPLDGHSVIGGSINNNQLKTLQGQLSEVILTFSSINDTLKEFEHTVQKHGSVITDLGNTKDKIISELDKIQQDLSEHMEESGSRLDAMDQDVRRFQSTVLVEIGDCRRSGDGLEKRLSKLEGVCGRLEGVSDSILKIKEGLNRHVASLWLCVSGLNESVIHHGGIMDFIQKNQDDVYSRMKNLNSSVNQFLRELHGSSVNGVSGVPGPPGPAGPPGPRGETGYNGPPGRQGATGARGLPGPKGEPGVSGVDAHVPRLSFSAALTVPMDRAGTILFDKVFVNEGDFYDRRTGIFTAPVDGRYFFSAILTGHKNEKIEAVLSKSNYGMARVDSGGYQPEGLENNPVAEAKVTPGSLAVFNIILPLQTRDTVCIDLVMGKLAHSVEPLTIFNGMLLYEDM